In a genomic window of Pangasianodon hypophthalmus isolate fPanHyp1 chromosome 19, fPanHyp1.pri, whole genome shotgun sequence:
- the fkbp3 gene encoding peptidyl-prolyl cis-trans isomerase FKBP3 translates to MAAEPTREWSNEKLNSEEIPKKDLIKFLQDNASHSFLVEHKLMGNIKNVAKTAKKEQLIVAYDQLFESKRFKGTEVEQVTEEVKAVKIDEKPKETKTEVVDEGPPKFTKAVLKKGDKTNFPKKGDTVACWYTGMLEDGTVFDTNIPSGARKKKQAKPLSFKVGIGKVIRGWDEGLLTMSKGETARLEIEPEWAYGKKGLPDSKIPPNAKLIFEVELVSIE, encoded by the exons atggctgcagaACCAACACGAGAGTGGAGCAATGAGAAACTGAACAGTGAAGAAATACCAAAAAAAGACTTAATCAAGTTTCTACAGGACAATGCATCACATTCG TTTCTTGTTGAGCACAAACTCATGGGAAATATCAAGAATGTTGCAAAGACTGCAAAAAAAGAGCAGCTTATTGTTGCCTACGACCAGCTGTTTGAGAGCAAG AGGTTTAAAGGCACGGAAGTGGAGCAGGTGACTGAGGAGGTGAAAGCTGTGAAGATTGATGAGAAGCccaaagaaacaaagacagaaGTTGTAGATGAG GGCCCCCCTAAGTTCACAAAGGCAGTGTTAAAGAAAGGAGACAAGACCAACTTTCCCAAAAAGGGTGACACAGTGGCGTGTTGGTATACTGGCATGCTTGAAGATGGCACTGTTTTTGATACCAACATCCCTTCAG GGGCACGGAAAAAGAAGCAGGCCAAACCACTTTCCTTTAAAGTCGGGATTGGCAAAGTTATCCGAGGG TGGGATGAGGGGCTCCTGACCATGAGTAAAGGCGAGACTGCACGCTTGGAAATTGAGCCAGAATGGGCCTACGGTAAAAAGGGTCTTCCTGATTCTAA